Genomic DNA from Rana temporaria chromosome 1, aRanTem1.1, whole genome shotgun sequence:
tggatgagaactggacagccgcactccaaaatcacttaaaaaagtagtctttttatttttcaactgcacaaacagtcactgcaaaccaacaagatacagtatggccgacgcgtttcgcacttacagtcagtgcttagtcatggcagaATACACGGGGGCTTCCCATAATACACTGAGAAACAAGACTAAATGTAATTCATGAACTGGTCAGTAGATGGTGCTGTTGCCACACAATGTAAAGTACATGAATTATAAGACAGGTAAAAAGAATGCAATGTCAACTAATAACATACAAACAACTGGACCTATATCTAGGGACAGAACACTCCCCGCTTGATGTCAACCGACGTCATTATTGTATTTGTTGGGTGTAAACAGTAGAACGAGTTCTCCTACTGGTCTGAAAAACAATTTGGTTTCTCCCTGTCTGTGTATTTTCAGTTCTACTTTGCGTGTAATTCAGTCCTAACTTGGGaatatcttatgccgcgtacacaccatcattttatgcgatggaaaaaaacaaaattttctgtgaagtaaaaaacaacgtttttgaaacttcaattttcaaaaacgacgttgccttcataccatcgttttttcacaatgctctagcaaagcgaggttacgttcaccacttttttccattgaagctcgcttcataactagcttctgggcatgcgcgggtttaaaaacgtatttttttgtgctacacactgtcaatttctgtgacataaaaaacaacgttttgaaaaactacacataaaattgaagcacgcttaaattttttttgtcatttttcaaaatacagtcatttaaattgacgtttttaaaaacgttgttttttttcatcacataaagtgatggtgtgtacgcggcataagtcacaaGACCTAACGGCCACTCGTTTCTTCGTGACTGGCAGTCTTTCATTAGGACTACATCTCCAGGCTGGAGGTCAGGCTTGCTGGTTTGCCACTTTCTCCTTGGTTGCAGAGTGGGAATGTATTGCTTTTTCCACTTATCCCAGAACGAGTTTGAGAGACTCTGTACTTGTCTCCATCGATTTCTGTAAAGATCTTTGGAATTAAATTCTCCGGGAGGAGCACAAATTTGTTCAGTCTTTTGTGTAAGCAGTGTGGCGGGTGTGAGAACTGTTGGGTAATCAGGATCGCTAGAAATCGAAGTTAGCGGTCTGGCATTTATGATAGCCGATACTTCCGCCATGAAGGTAGTCAGGCTTTCATGAGTCAACTTTGAAGATCCTTCTTGTAAGAAGATTGAGTCAAGTATTCTCCGTGCGATGCCTATCATCCTCTCCCAAGCACCTCCCATGTGTGAAGAGTGTGGTGGGTTAAAGGTCCAAGTGCATCCTCGTTCACTGAGGTATCTTTCTATGTTGTTGACATCTAAGTTGGAAGAGAGTTGAAGTTCTCTCGCTGCTCCGACAAAGTTTGTGCCTCGGTCAGAACGAATGTGTTTGACAGGTCCTCTGATGGCAATGAAATGTCGGAAAGCATTAATGAAACAGGAAGTATCCATTGATTCAATTACTTCAATATGGACAGCTCTGATGGACAGACAGGTGAACATAATCGCCCAACGTTTCCCATGCGCACGGCTTCCTCTGGTTTGACGGACAACAACAGGCCAAGGACCAAACACGTCTAAGCCAACATTAGTGAAGGGTGGATCCGTACTTTGTCTGTCATATGGGAGGTTTGCCATCTTCGGTGGTTGCGACATACCACAAATTTTCCGACAGGTAACACATTTAAATATGAATCTGCATACACATGTTTTAGCTCCAACTATCCACAATCCAGCCACTCTTAGAGCTCCTTCAGTGAACAGCCGACCTTGGTGCTTTGTCTGTTCATGATGGTGTTGCACGAGCAGAGTGGCTATATGATGCTGTCCAGGAACTATCACAGGATGTTTCTCTTTTAGGCCTACATTGGCTTCCATAAGGCGTCCACCTACTCTCAAGAGCCCATCTTCGTCAATCACTGGGTCAAGTTTCCTTAAAACACTTCCTTTGGGCATGGGTCTTTGGTTGACTACACAGTCGATTTCCATTGCATAGGTTTCACGCTGTACAGCTCGGATGATTACATTCCTCGATCGCTCTAGCTCGAGAGCTGTGTAGACACGTTTACAATGATGCCAGCCTCTACAGGTATTTTTATCTGCCGATGATGTTGCTTTGTACGACCTGAGTCAGACAAGTGATGGCACGGACAAGAGATCTCCAAGTAGAGAACCTACTGAATCTGTGGGATTTCAGGTC
This window encodes:
- the LOC120932856 gene encoding uncharacterized protein LOC120932856 — protein: MEIDCVVNQRPMPKGSVLRKLDPVIDEDGLLRVGGRLMEANVGLKEKHPVIVPGQHHIATLLVQHHHEQTKHQGRLFTEGALRVAGLWIVGAKTCVCRFIFKCVTCRKICGMSQPPKMANLPYDRQSTDPPFTNVGLDVFGPWPVVVRQTRGSRAHGKRWAIMFTCLSIRAVHIEVIESMDTSCFINAFRHFIAIRGPVKHIRSDRGTNFVGAARELQLSSNLDVNNIERYLSERGCTWTFNPPHSSHMGGAWERMIGIARRILDSIFLQEGSSKLTHESLTTFMAEVSAIINARPLRLNKFVLLPENLIPKIFTEIDGDKYRVSQTRSGISGKSNTFPLCNQGESGKPASLTSSLEM